In one Mucilaginibacter ginsenosidivorax genomic region, the following are encoded:
- a CDS encoding tetratricopeptide repeat protein, with protein MDTYYTIEEKYLQAVDKLSYGKTTKGLKLLNEIISNDPLYARAHHQLGMLYYYEVKDYQTAGYHFKTCMELEPSFPDNYTHYLDLLVFLNMEKLVNNVSVKALNTPGVDTAEVYSLLGLFHEKSKDWTKALINYQKAFMEVTDHNDKIDIEQSIKRIRSKMKHTLAYTYQITE; from the coding sequence ATGGACACTTATTATACTATCGAAGAAAAGTATTTGCAGGCCGTGGATAAACTCTCTTATGGTAAAACTACCAAAGGGCTTAAATTACTGAACGAAATTATCAGCAACGATCCTTTATACGCGCGTGCCCATCATCAACTGGGTATGTTATACTATTACGAAGTAAAAGATTACCAAACCGCGGGCTACCATTTTAAAACCTGTATGGAGCTGGAACCTTCATTTCCGGATAACTATACACATTATCTTGATTTGCTTGTGTTTTTGAATATGGAAAAACTGGTAAACAATGTATCTGTTAAAGCCCTGAATACACCCGGAGTTGATACCGCCGAAGTTTACAGCCTGCTTGGCCTGTTCCACGAAAAAAGCAAAGACTGGACAAAAGCCTTAATTAACTATCAAAAAGCCTTTATGGAAGTAACAGACCATAACGATAAAATTGATATTGAGCAAAGCATTAAACGCATCCGCTCAAAAATGAAGCATACGTTGGCTTATACCTACCAGATAACGGAGTAA
- a CDS encoding c-type cytochrome, giving the protein MMDLKKALVLIPLITFFTITALQAQTKKHKAAGKQSSAALKASMAAGAPIFAENCAACHQADGMGIPSMNPPLAKTTFVLGDKVKLIKIILNGFSDDVDINGQRYSNTMAAHDFLKDQEIADLLTYIRNSFGNKASAVSAAQVKAVRAAK; this is encoded by the coding sequence ATGATGGACTTAAAAAAAGCCCTCGTACTCATACCGTTAATAACATTTTTTACCATTACCGCGTTACAGGCACAAACCAAAAAGCACAAGGCCGCTGGCAAACAATCATCGGCTGCACTAAAGGCATCCATGGCAGCCGGCGCCCCAATATTTGCCGAAAACTGTGCCGCATGCCACCAGGCAGATGGTATGGGGATACCCAGCATGAACCCGCCCCTGGCCAAAACCACTTTTGTTTTGGGCGATAAAGTCAAACTGATTAAAATAATATTAAACGGTTTTAGCGACGATGTAGATATCAATGGCCAGCGCTACTCCAACACCATGGCAGCTCATGACTTTTTAAAAGACCAGGAAATTGCCGATTTGCTCACCTACATCAGGAATAGTTTTGGCAACAAAGCATCGGCAGTAAGCGCGGCGCAGGTAAAGGCAGTGAGGGCAGCGAAATAG